A single genomic interval of Helianthus annuus cultivar XRQ/B chromosome 13, HanXRQr2.0-SUNRISE, whole genome shotgun sequence harbors:
- the LOC110887846 gene encoding uncharacterized protein LOC110887846, which produces MKGVGKEMAKYLGDFQFGVGIPCGAEAVLHSANRFLNEYHQDGSLAMLTVDFSNAFNLVDRTALLYEVRKRCPSISTWVDFLYGQPARLYVGDEYIWSFTGVQQGDPLGPLLFALVLHPLVHRIRDRCKLLFHAWYLDDGTLIGDATQVANALDIIRAEGPSLGLQLNIKKTEVFWPTCNGVKVQEGLFPQGIGRPMLGVKLLGGAVSRDA; this is translated from the coding sequence ATGAAAGGTGTTGGGAAGGAGATGGCCAAATACCTTGGCGATTTCCAGTTTGGGGTAGGGATTCCGTGTGGGGCAGAGGCCGTTCTTCATAGTGCGAACAGGTTCCTTAATGAGTACCACCAAGATGGGTCTCTTGCTATGCTTACTGTTGATTTTTCGAACGCTTTTAATTTGGTTGATAGGACAGCCCTACTGTACGAGGTCAGGAAAAGGTGTCCTTCTATTTCTACGTGGGTCGATTTTTTATATGGTCAACCAGCTAGATTATATGTGGGGGATGAGTATATTTGGTCTTTTACTGGTGTTCAGCAGGGGGATCCCTTGGGGCCCCTCCTTTTTGCCCTTGTTCTACACCCCCTTGTTCACCGAATAAGGGATCGCTGCAAACTTCTATTTCACGCCTGGTACCTAGATGACGGAACGCTTATTGGAGATGCCACCCAAGTGGCTAATGCTTTAGATATCATCAGAGCTGAGGGTCCTTCCTTAGGGCTTCAACTTAATATAAAGAAAACTGAAGTTTTTTGGCCAACCTGCAATGGTGTAAAGGTTCAGGAGGGCTTATTCCCTCAAGGGATTGGGAGGCCGATGCTAGGTGTGAAACTCCTGGGGGGTGCCGTTAGTCGTGATGCATAG